From Bacillus sp. Bos-x628, the proteins below share one genomic window:
- a CDS encoding YpmA family protein, with the protein MESKIEVLSTVQIKHSEDLYKIVDLLNRTLKREDLMFGLALDQEDQNQAIFTIYRT; encoded by the coding sequence GTGGAAAGTAAAATAGAGGTGCTTTCAACTGTTCAAATTAAGCATTCAGAAGATCTTTATAAAATTGTCGACTTACTGAACAGAACGCTTAAGAGAGAGGATCTCATGTTTGGTTTAGCATTAGATCAAGAAGATCAAAATCAGGCGATATTTACAATTTATCGCACATAG
- the dinG gene encoding ATP-dependent DNA helicase DinG, producing MTDQRFVVVDIETTGNSPKKGDKIIQIAAVVIENGQIVERYSKYVNPGKTIPGFIEQLTGIKQHMVDGAVFFEDIAQEVYDLIHGAYFVAHNVHFDLNFLNDELKGCGINELDVLAIDTVEISRILYPELEGYKLTELSEELMLPHDHPHRADSDAEVTAMLFLTLLHKLENTPASVLKQLRRLSQYLLSDIEFLIKQLETTHTTCRQSLVEVGSFAIKDAAKTSNETTHSVEADDQWLFEEAKEKLPQMLEGYKVREGQLTMMNKVREVFHERAYALIEAAPGIGKTLAYLIPAALEAKKSGKPVIISTYSILLQQQMLERDVPILHKLLPFEPVACVFKGRAHYICLDKFEHVLHEEDDNYDVVLTKAQILMWLLETDTGDLSELNLPSGAANIKDRISCVHMPFTSKKRRFKEYCFYERAKRRARTANLILTNHRLLLSKTESSSIFDHADVYVIDEAHHFEKTANETLGDSISYVQLHAKLTQLGSLQGGLFKKLKNRFYASGLKTDTFMEMDEYLHQLQMESDAFFSTVHAFVKKTKPKTDINRLIYRVRHYSKHAQWKRIKETASQLCSLFIACEKLYEQQKNEWLQQEDFLTDDDAFEAEEYDQVMAFMHTFCNTLYRFIFEPQNDETVWIEIDAKGAKNAVFMYAQPLDTGELLADRFFMNKKSVVLTSGTLTVNHRFDYCIERFGLQDFYPKLVKIDSPFELEKQLTVVVPADMPAITNRDEKDYAKHVAKYIKIMEKQHHAKILVLFNSHEMLKAAYEELKTEGMQSTLFAQGLTGGSPVKLTKMFKLSKQAILLGAGSFWEGVDFPGSELTTVIMARLPFRPPDSPLIEAKCEEAKKQGKNPFKVVALPEAVLTFKQGAGRLLRSEKDIGTLLILDRRVKTASYGKLFLESLPHAPVHEMSKESLIAYIEKLNNEKPLS from the coding sequence ATGACCGATCAAAGGTTTGTTGTCGTTGATATTGAAACCACCGGGAATTCACCTAAAAAGGGTGATAAAATCATTCAAATCGCTGCGGTGGTAATTGAAAATGGACAAATTGTAGAACGGTATTCAAAATATGTAAACCCAGGAAAGACGATCCCTGGATTTATTGAACAACTGACAGGCATTAAACAGCACATGGTCGACGGTGCGGTTTTCTTTGAAGACATTGCCCAAGAGGTGTATGACCTGATACATGGTGCTTATTTTGTTGCGCACAATGTTCATTTTGACTTAAATTTTTTAAATGATGAACTGAAAGGATGCGGGATAAATGAGCTGGATGTACTAGCAATTGATACAGTTGAGATTTCTAGAATTCTTTATCCTGAGCTTGAGGGTTACAAGTTAACTGAATTAAGTGAAGAGCTCATGCTTCCACATGACCACCCGCACCGGGCGGATAGTGATGCGGAAGTTACTGCCATGTTATTTTTAACGCTGTTACATAAATTAGAGAATACACCGGCGAGCGTATTAAAGCAGCTTCGCAGGTTATCACAATATCTCCTAAGTGATATTGAATTTTTGATTAAGCAGCTAGAAACAACTCATACGACATGTAGGCAATCTCTAGTTGAAGTTGGTTCGTTTGCTATTAAAGATGCGGCCAAAACATCAAATGAAACGACACATTCTGTAGAAGCTGATGATCAGTGGTTATTTGAAGAGGCAAAAGAAAAACTCCCGCAAATGTTAGAAGGATATAAGGTCAGAGAAGGTCAGCTTACGATGATGAATAAAGTGAGAGAGGTTTTTCATGAAAGAGCTTATGCGTTAATTGAAGCAGCGCCCGGCATTGGCAAGACCCTTGCTTATTTAATTCCGGCTGCCTTAGAGGCAAAGAAATCTGGAAAACCAGTCATTATTAGTACATACTCTATTCTCTTACAGCAACAAATGCTCGAGCGTGATGTGCCTATTTTGCATAAATTACTGCCATTTGAGCCGGTCGCTTGTGTATTTAAAGGGAGAGCACATTATATTTGTTTAGATAAGTTTGAGCATGTCCTGCATGAGGAAGATGATAACTATGATGTGGTCTTAACAAAAGCACAAATATTAATGTGGTTGCTTGAGACAGATACGGGAGACTTGTCTGAACTCAATTTACCGTCAGGAGCTGCGAATATAAAGGATCGAATATCCTGCGTGCATATGCCGTTTACATCGAAGAAGCGACGCTTTAAGGAATATTGTTTTTATGAACGGGCAAAAAGAAGGGCACGAACAGCTAATTTAATTTTAACCAATCACCGCCTGCTTTTATCAAAAACTGAATCATCATCCATATTTGACCATGCAGACGTATATGTCATTGACGAGGCCCATCATTTTGAGAAAACAGCAAATGAAACACTTGGTGACAGCATTTCTTACGTTCAACTGCATGCAAAATTGACACAGCTTGGCTCATTGCAAGGCGGACTCTTCAAGAAACTAAAAAACAGATTCTATGCTTCGGGATTAAAAACGGACACATTTATGGAAATGGATGAGTATCTTCATCAACTTCAGATGGAAAGCGATGCATTTTTTAGTACAGTACACGCTTTTGTCAAAAAGACAAAACCAAAAACGGACATCAATCGTCTCATTTATAGGGTGCGCCATTATTCGAAACATGCACAATGGAAGCGGATTAAAGAGACAGCGAGTCAGTTGTGTTCATTATTCATTGCTTGTGAGAAGTTGTATGAGCAGCAAAAAAACGAATGGCTTCAGCAAGAGGATTTTCTGACAGATGATGATGCATTTGAGGCGGAGGAATACGACCAAGTCATGGCGTTCATGCATACATTTTGCAATACGCTGTACCGGTTTATTTTCGAACCACAAAATGATGAAACAGTTTGGATAGAGATTGATGCCAAAGGTGCTAAAAATGCTGTATTCATGTATGCACAGCCGTTAGATACAGGAGAATTACTCGCTGATCGATTTTTTATGAATAAAAAAAGTGTCGTTCTCACATCAGGAACTTTGACAGTCAATCACCGCTTTGATTACTGTATAGAGCGATTTGGACTTCAAGATTTTTACCCAAAGCTTGTCAAAATTGATTCGCCGTTTGAACTTGAGAAACAGCTCACTGTCGTCGTTCCGGCTGACATGCCAGCAATCACAAACCGTGATGAAAAGGATTATGCGAAACATGTGGCCAAGTATATAAAAATTATGGAAAAACAACACCATGCTAAAATATTGGTGCTGTTTAATTCACATGAAATGTTAAAAGCAGCTTATGAAGAGCTTAAAACAGAAGGAATGCAATCGACTTTGTTTGCCCAAGGGCTGACAGGTGGGAGTCCTGTGAAATTGACGAAAATGTTCAAACTATCAAAGCAAGCAATATTGCTTGGTGCAGGGAGCTTTTGGGAAGGAGTGGATTTTCCAGGCTCTGAGCTGACAACAGTGATTATGGCAAGGCTTCCTTTCCGGCCGCCTGATTCACCGCTGATTGAAGCGAAATGTGAAGAGGCTAAGAAACAAGGAAAAAATCCATTTAAAGTTGTGGCTCTCCCTGAGGCAGTGTTAACCTTTAAGCAAGGCGCAGGTCGCTTGCTTCGTTCTGAAAAAGACATAGGCACATTGCTCATTTTAGATCGACGAGTGAAAACTGCTTCATATGGAAAATTATTTTTAGAATCACTTCCTCATGCGCCTGTACATGAAATGTCAAAGGAGTCGCTTATTGCGTATATAGAGAAGCTAAACAACGAAAAGCCGCTGTCATAA